A single genomic interval of Suncus etruscus isolate mSunEtr1 chromosome 12, mSunEtr1.pri.cur, whole genome shotgun sequence harbors:
- the ABCG8 gene encoding ATP-binding cassette sub-family G member 8, translating to MAGQDPQPQAPGDMASPQNFTESVFSPESDHSLYFPYSGPPNTLEVRDLSYQVDPDSQAPWFEQLAQLKLPCRRTRKTGTPSLEKLNFRVHSGQMLAVIGDTDCGRASLLDVILGRVPGSQAPTGQVWINGRPSTPQLVRKNVAHVRRHEQLLPNLTVRETLTFTAQLRLPSTFSKAQRDKRVDAVIAEMRLRQCADTRVGNAYVRGVSGGERRRVSIGVQLLWNPGILVLDEPTSGLDSFTAHNLVCSLARLTRGNRLVLTALHQPRSDIFRLFDLVLLLAGGTTAYLGPAQHMIRFFTAVGHPCPRYCNPADFYVDLTAIDRRSPEQEAASRERARVLGAQFRDSVCSSEDSCWEPGMTLGAASPDPPRNYSQLAEPPSLPGCVRQFSILIRRQISNDFRDLPSLLVLGAGALLMSLITGFLYYGHGPRPLSFSDMVALLFMVGALVPFNIVLGIIAKYHAERAMLSSELEDGLYTVGPYFLAKVLGEMPLYSIYVLIYGPPTYWLAQLRPAPQPFFLHLLFVWLVMLSCRAMGLMVAALLPTLHMSSFCGNALYSIFYLTGGFMVQLGNLWTVPSWISEVSFLRWSFQGLMQIHLRNQTFPLHVGVGTVPIPGNWVLSSMGLDSHPLSTAVLVLLAISACFLGFFYLVLRCVKQTPVQEW from the exons ATGGCCGGGCAGGACCCCCAGCCGCAGGCGCCAGGCGACATGGCCAGCCCCCAGAACTTCACA GAGAGCGTCTTCTCCCCGGAGAGCGACCACAGCCTCTATTTCCCCTACAGTGGCCCCCCCAACACCCTGGAAGTCCGGGACCTCAGCTACCAG GTGGACCCCGACTCACAGGCCCCCTGGTTCGAGCAGCTGGCTCAGCTCAAGCTGCCCTGCAGACGCACCAGAAAGACGGGCACCCCCAGCCTGGAGAAACTCAATTTCCGGGTGCACAGCGGGCAGATGCTGGCGGTCATCGGGGACACGG ACTGCGGCCGGGCCTCCCTGCTGGATGTGATATTGGGGCGCGTTCCTGGCTCCCAGGCCCCGACAGGCCAGGTGTGGATCAACGGTCGTCCCAGCACCCCCCAGCTGGTGCGGAAGAACGTGGCCCATGTGCGACGGCACGAACAGCTGCTCCCCAACCTCACTGTCCGTGAGACCCTGACCTTCACGGCCCAGCTGCGTCTGCCCAGCACCTTCTCCAAGGCCCAGCGGGACAAGAGG GTGGACGCGGTCATCGCCGAGATGCGGCTGCGGCAATGCGCCGACACCCGCGTGGGAAATGCCTACGTGCGTGGGGTGTCGGGGGGCGAGCGCCGCCGGGTCAGCATCGGGGTGCAGCTGCTGTGGAACCCAG GCATCCTGGTTCTGGACGAGCCCACGTCGGGGCTGGACAGCTTCACGGCCCACAACCTGGTGTGCTCACTGGCCCGGCTGACGCGGGGCAACCGGCTGGTGCTCACGGCCCTGCACCAGCCGCGCTCGGACATCTTCCGGCTCTTCGACCTGGTGCTGCTGCTGGCGGGCGGCACCACCGCCTACCTGGGCCCGGCCCAGCACATGATCCGGTTCTTCACGGCTGTGGGACACCCGTGTCCACGCTACTGCAACCCCGCGGACTTCTATG TGGACCTGACGGCCATCGACCGGCGGAGCCCTGAGCAGGAGGCGGCTAGCCGGGAGCGGGCCAGGGTGCTGGGGGCCCAGTTCCGGGACAGCGTGTGCAGCTCCGAGGACTCGTGCTGGGAGCCAGGCATGACCCTGGGCGCAGCCAG CCCAGATCCCCCGAGGAACTACAGCCAGCTGGCAGAGCCCCCCTCACTGCCTGGCTGCGTGCGCCAGTTCAGCATATTGATTCG CCGCCAGATCTCCAATGACTTCCGAGACCTGCCCAGCCTCCTGGTCTTGGGGGCTGGGGCCTTGCTCATGTCCCTCATCACCGGCTTCCTGTACTACGGCCACGGACCCCGCCCGCTGTCCTTCTCCGACATGGTCGCGCTGCTCTTCATGGTGGGCGCACTGGTACCCTTCAACATCGTCCTGGGCATCATTGCCAAGT ACCACGCTGAGCGGGCCATGCTGTCCTCGGAGCTGGAGGACGGGCTGTACACCGTAGGCCCCTACTTCCTTGCTAAG GTCCTGGGCGAGATGCCCCTGTACAGCATATATGTGCTTATCTACGGGCCGCCCACCTATTGGCTGGCGCAGCTGCGCCCGGCACCCCAGCCCTTCTTCCTGCACCTGCTGTTCGTCTGGCTCGTGATGCTGAGCTGCCGGGCTATGGGGCTCATGGTGGCGGCGCTGCTACCCACGCTGCACATGTCGTCGTTCTGCGGCAACGCGCTGTACAGCATCTTCTACCTCACGGGTGGCTTCATGGTCCAGCTCGGCAACCTCTGGACAG TGCCCTCGTGGATCTCAGAGGTGTCCTTCCTGCGCTGGAGCTTCCAAGGCCTGATGCAGATCCACCTTAGGAACCAGACCTTCCCCCTGCACGTGGGGGTTGGCACAGTGCCCATCCCGGGGAACTGG GTCTTGAGCTCTATGGGCCTGGACTCGCACCCACTCTCCACGGCCGTCTTGGTGCTGCTGGCCATTAGTGCCTGCTTCCTGGGCTTCTTCTACCTGGTCCTGCGCTGTGTCAAGCAGACGCCCGTCCAGGAGTGGTGA